The Sedimentisphaera salicampi genome includes a region encoding these proteins:
- a CDS encoding PIN/TRAM domain-containing protein, with translation MLLYFIRGLFFTIILAVLFLAIDNAQETGVLNQPKLLTGYFLAMILAIVVIVIDWLTPKKHLSSLTSIFFGLLVGMLISSAITPVISTVNDLYNIGMNEQALGTTRWIVSICICYLTISIVMRTKDDVRFVIPYVEFSRQTKGVRPLVLDSSVIVDGRIFELAQTKVFDAPFIVPRFILNELQLLSDSPDKLKRTRGRRGLDMIAQLQSEPVVEISIDDTPPPGIEFHAPVDQKLVAFTKNCDGRLVTTDYNLGKVAMVRQVDVVNINDIAKAIKPVVLPGEPLKVRIIKKGEERKQGIGYLEDGTMVVVEDTSDMIGETVPAIVTSSLQTSAGRMIFAKFEPAELAAEKRKGNPSKNS, from the coding sequence ATGCTTCTTTATTTTATTCGCGGTCTTTTCTTTACGATAATTCTTGCTGTCCTCTTCCTCGCAATTGATAATGCTCAGGAAACAGGCGTTTTAAACCAGCCCAAGCTTCTCACCGGCTATTTCCTCGCAATGATACTCGCTATCGTTGTTATAGTGATAGACTGGCTTACCCCCAAAAAACATCTATCATCGCTAACGAGCATCTTTTTCGGGCTTCTTGTGGGTATGCTGATAAGCTCAGCAATCACGCCTGTAATTTCCACGGTGAACGACCTTTACAATATCGGCATGAACGAGCAGGCACTCGGGACAACCCGCTGGATTGTAAGCATTTGCATCTGCTATCTCACGATAAGCATAGTTATGCGGACAAAGGATGATGTTCGATTTGTTATCCCGTATGTGGAGTTTTCTCGCCAGACAAAAGGCGTGAGGCCGCTGGTGCTGGATTCCTCTGTGATAGTTGACGGAAGGATCTTCGAGCTTGCCCAGACAAAGGTTTTCGATGCACCGTTTATAGTGCCCCGTTTCATACTGAACGAACTCCAGCTCCTTTCCGATTCACCCGACAAACTCAAGCGGACAAGAGGAAGAAGGGGGCTTGATATGATAGCCCAGCTTCAGTCTGAGCCGGTAGTGGAAATCAGCATTGATGATACGCCTCCCCCGGGGATTGAATTTCACGCTCCCGTAGATCAGAAGCTCGTTGCCTTCACGAAAAACTGCGACGGCCGACTCGTTACCACCGACTACAACCTCGGGAAGGTGGCGATGGTACGTCAGGTGGATGTGGTGAACATAAACGATATCGCAAAGGCCATCAAGCCCGTTGTTCTTCCGGGCGAGCCGCTGAAAGTTAGGATAATCAAGAAAGGCGAAGAACGCAAACAAGGCATCGGATACCTTGAAGACGGAACGATGGTGGTAGTGGAAGATACGAGCGATATGATTGGCGAGACAGTGCCGGCAATCGTTACAAGCTCGCTGCAGACCTCAGCAGGCAGGATGATTTTCGCCAAATTCGAACCGGCAGAGCTTGCCGCAGAAAAGAGGAAGGGAAATCCTTCCAAGAATAGCTGA
- a CDS encoding SpoVG family protein, producing the protein MEISEVRVKLVENKDERLKAFCSITMDGEFVVRDIKIIEGSSGLFVAMPSRKMSDHCPDCGAKNSLRARYCSGCGKKLQEDRTKKDSAGRSKLHADIAHPINSECRDKIQDAILKAYHEEVERAKHPDYEPVDLDS; encoded by the coding sequence ATGGAAATCAGCGAAGTTCGCGTGAAGTTGGTTGAAAATAAGGATGAGAGGCTGAAGGCCTTTTGTTCGATTACAATGGACGGGGAGTTTGTCGTGAGGGACATAAAGATCATCGAAGGCAGCAGCGGTTTGTTTGTTGCAATGCCTTCAAGAAAGATGAGCGATCACTGTCCTGATTGCGGCGCCAAGAACAGCCTGCGTGCAAGATACTGCAGCGGCTGCGGAAAGAAGCTTCAGGAAGACAGAACAAAGAAAGATTCTGCCGGAAGGTCGAAGCTCCATGCCGATATCGCACACCCTATAAACTCTGAATGCAGAGACAAAATACAGGATGCGATATTAAAGGCATACCACGAAGAGGTGGAAAGAGCGAAGCACCCTGATTACGAACCGGTAGATTTAGACAGCTGA
- the ispE gene encoding 4-(cytidine 5'-diphospho)-2-C-methyl-D-erythritol kinase, protein MNNCKAFTAKRNNMQPLPQKEKYEYQGSSLVVNAPAKLNLFLLIAGKRPDGFHKIDTLMTKVSWYDSLCLEEGSSPGIELTCKGEYWAPEDESNLVLKAGKLIFRELGLSEPNLRITLRKNIPAGTGLGSASSDCAAAIDGIDNYFSLNMSHEFRHYIAGQLGSDVPFFLGGPISRCTGKGEKLQKVDLSLSGVMFEIFLPDFTCSTAKVYSFCKHSQKDYEEKLEAVNNALKQGSAEKICKLGVNMLEKPCFEAYPEAEEFAKKQNNGEKLALSGSGCAFYRFFSINKLENHKKNAKIDNYSALGGSRLVSSNSW, encoded by the coding sequence TTGAATAACTGCAAAGCCTTTACCGCAAAAAGGAATAATATGCAGCCCCTCCCGCAAAAGGAAAAATATGAGTATCAAGGCAGCAGTCTTGTGGTCAATGCACCTGCAAAGCTCAATCTGTTTCTGCTTATTGCAGGGAAACGCCCGGACGGCTTCCATAAGATAGACACGCTCATGACAAAGGTAAGCTGGTACGATTCGCTCTGCCTTGAGGAAGGCTCATCGCCCGGCATTGAGCTGACTTGCAAGGGAGAGTATTGGGCGCCGGAAGATGAATCCAACCTCGTACTAAAAGCAGGAAAGCTGATTTTCCGTGAACTGGGCCTGAGCGAGCCGAATCTGAGAATCACGCTCAGAAAGAATATCCCCGCAGGCACAGGCCTCGGCAGCGCAAGCAGCGACTGCGCAGCGGCTATCGACGGGATTGATAACTATTTCAGCCTCAATATGTCTCACGAATTCAGGCATTATATAGCAGGACAACTCGGCAGCGATGTTCCGTTTTTCCTCGGAGGGCCAATATCAAGATGCACGGGAAAAGGCGAGAAGCTGCAGAAGGTTGATTTGTCCCTTTCAGGTGTTATGTTTGAGATTTTTCTGCCTGATTTTACCTGTTCAACAGCGAAAGTTTACTCCTTCTGCAAACATTCGCAAAAAGATTACGAAGAAAAACTGGAAGCAGTTAATAATGCCCTGAAGCAGGGTTCTGCTGAAAAAATCTGCAAGCTTGGAGTAAATATGCTTGAGAAGCCCTGCTTTGAGGCTTATCCTGAGGCAGAAGAATTTGCCAAAAAGCAAAATAACGGCGAAAAACTTGCTCTCAGCGGGAGCGGCTGTGCTTTTTACCGCTTTTTTTCCATAAATAAACTTGAAAATCACAAAAAAAATGCGAAAATCGATAACTACTCTGCCCTTGGCGGCAGCAGGTTAGTGTCTTCCAACAGTTGGTAA
- a CDS encoding MBL fold metallo-hydrolase, with the protein MKITILVDNNSAEPLGSEHGLSMFLEAGGSKVLFDAGKTELLADNAEKLGVDLSSPDYIVLSHGHYDHTGGLAYALSKAKNAKLYCHEGLLKERYSLKSFGARSVGAQKEAREAIENLPSERKIWYEQPLTIPGGFNITGTVPRITAFEDTGGNYYLDREGRYLDELEDDISLWVETPRGLVIVLGCCHSGIVNTIRRIQDISEKNKIDTVVGGMHLIHADEERLRGTVEDLRQMDIKRILPCHCTGDYAAEYLKNNLNCEVQKAYAGMKLEIE; encoded by the coding sequence ATGAAAATCACGATACTTGTTGACAATAATTCAGCAGAACCATTAGGCTCAGAGCACGGGCTTTCGATGTTCTTGGAAGCTGGAGGCTCGAAGGTGCTCTTTGATGCCGGAAAAACAGAGCTCCTTGCAGACAATGCAGAAAAGCTCGGCGTTGATTTATCCTCTCCTGATTATATTGTCCTCAGCCACGGGCACTATGACCATACAGGCGGCCTCGCTTATGCGCTCAGCAAAGCGAAAAATGCCAAGCTCTACTGCCACGAAGGCCTGCTCAAGGAAAGATACAGCCTCAAATCCTTCGGAGCCCGTTCGGTGGGCGCGCAGAAAGAAGCGAGGGAGGCGATAGAGAATCTGCCCTCAGAGAGAAAAATCTGGTATGAACAGCCTCTCACAATCCCGGGCGGGTTCAACATTACAGGAACTGTACCCCGAATAACCGCCTTCGAAGACACTGGCGGAAATTACTACTTAGACCGTGAAGGCAGATACCTTGACGAGCTGGAAGATGATATTTCCCTCTGGGTAGAAACTCCACGCGGCCTTGTAATTGTGCTTGGGTGCTGCCATTCGGGAATAGTGAATACCATCCGGAGAATCCAGGACATATCCGAAAAAAATAAAATCGATACCGTTGTTGGCGGAATGCACCTCATACATGCAGACGAAGAGAGGCTCAGGGGAACAGTTGAAGATTTGAGGCAGATGGATATCAAACGCATACTCCCCTGCCACTGCACAGGCGATTATGCCGCTGAATACCTGAAAAATAATCTGAATTGCGAGGTTCAGAAAGCTTATGCAGGTATGAAGCTGGAAATTGAATAA
- a CDS encoding sodium:solute symporter family transporter: protein MNYLNTVDYCVIGIYFTLLVGVGFYLQKKASSSIEDYVVGNRSLPWWALGISGTATWLDIAGTMLIVSFLYILGPRGLYIEFRGGAGLLLPFMLLWVGKWLRRSNALTPAEWMIFRFGDGFGGRFAQLSAALGGIFTTVGMLAYLIKALGLFLSTFLPFTPLQCTLVFIGIATVYTMVSGFYGVVFTDLIQGAIVIIAVFIISSMAISKVSAAPDFSALAANVTGQSNWTSSALSMHADLPKGYEVYRNLFMFAMFYLFNNIFRGMGFPGDPRYFGARNDRECGLLSLMWTVMLMFRWPLMISFAILGIFLVNNLFPDQSTVEQATEVIQQQHPEVAQAQWPTLLSNIANQPEQYPELTDKMKHLLGDKWEKKILLLSYQGTVNPERIMPAVLLFNIPPGMRGLLLIALIAASMSTFDSNVHLAAGMMTRDIYQKYIRPKAGNREIIYMTWAFVVLLVTTGFLMAYSLKSVNEIWGWLVMGLGAGALVPAFLRLYWWRFNGGGFAIGTVTGVFSAIILRFGAVAFQGDPKHAELYAILTDERWMFSILLVFGLIGSVAGTFLTKKTDQKVLDEFYKKTKPFGLWNGLQNKLPENVRKKMRREHKNDWIALPFLLVWHVCLLLIPMQFIVQNFNALGTTLVIFLFASAGFYWFWFKKLPKDNMYNEEEDGEL, encoded by the coding sequence ATGAATTATTTAAACACTGTTGATTATTGCGTAATCGGGATTTATTTTACACTGCTTGTTGGCGTAGGTTTTTACCTTCAGAAGAAGGCTTCATCCAGTATTGAGGATTATGTGGTTGGTAATCGTTCTCTGCCGTGGTGGGCATTGGGGATATCAGGAACCGCTACATGGCTGGATATAGCGGGGACTATGCTGATCGTTTCTTTTTTGTATATTCTTGGGCCGCGTGGATTGTACATTGAGTTTCGTGGAGGTGCGGGCTTGCTTTTGCCGTTTATGCTTTTGTGGGTAGGTAAATGGCTAAGACGTTCTAACGCTTTAACTCCCGCTGAATGGATGATATTCCGTTTCGGCGATGGATTTGGAGGCCGGTTTGCTCAGTTGTCTGCAGCTCTTGGGGGGATTTTTACCACTGTAGGCATGCTCGCCTATCTCATCAAGGCTTTGGGTCTATTCCTCTCGACATTTTTGCCATTCACCCCTCTCCAGTGCACTTTGGTATTCATAGGTATAGCAACCGTTTATACTATGGTCTCCGGCTTTTACGGCGTGGTTTTTACCGACCTGATTCAAGGGGCGATCGTTATAATTGCAGTGTTTATTATATCCTCTATGGCGATCTCAAAAGTTTCGGCCGCCCCTGACTTTTCTGCTTTAGCCGCCAACGTTACAGGCCAAAGCAACTGGACAAGTTCTGCTTTGAGCATGCATGCGGACCTCCCAAAAGGATACGAGGTGTACAGAAATTTATTTATGTTCGCAATGTTCTATTTATTCAATAATATCTTCAGGGGAATGGGGTTCCCCGGCGATCCGCGTTATTTTGGTGCAAGGAACGACAGAGAATGCGGACTGCTGTCACTGATGTGGACAGTAATGCTGATGTTCAGGTGGCCGTTAATGATCAGTTTTGCGATACTTGGCATATTTCTGGTAAATAACCTTTTTCCTGATCAATCTACAGTTGAACAGGCAACCGAAGTTATCCAGCAGCAGCATCCGGAGGTAGCTCAGGCTCAATGGCCTACTCTGCTGTCCAATATCGCCAATCAACCTGAGCAATACCCTGAACTTACCGATAAGATGAAGCATCTTCTTGGTGATAAGTGGGAGAAAAAAATTCTTCTTCTGAGTTATCAGGGAACTGTTAATCCTGAGCGAATTATGCCTGCGGTGCTTTTGTTCAATATTCCGCCCGGGATGCGAGGACTCCTCCTCATAGCACTGATAGCTGCTTCAATGTCAACTTTTGATTCGAACGTGCATCTGGCGGCAGGAATGATGACCCGTGACATTTATCAAAAATACATCCGTCCAAAAGCGGGAAACCGTGAAATAATCTATATGACTTGGGCATTCGTAGTTTTGCTTGTTACAACTGGATTCCTGATGGCTTATTCCCTAAAAAGCGTGAACGAAATATGGGGGTGGCTGGTAATGGGCCTCGGAGCCGGCGCACTCGTGCCTGCATTTTTGAGATTATACTGGTGGAGATTCAATGGTGGCGGATTCGCTATAGGCACAGTTACAGGCGTGTTCTCTGCGATAATCCTTCGTTTTGGTGCAGTCGCTTTCCAAGGCGATCCAAAACATGCTGAGTTGTACGCGATACTAACAGATGAAAGGTGGATGTTTTCCATACTTCTGGTATTCGGCCTAATTGGATCAGTTGCCGGCACATTCTTGACGAAAAAGACTGACCAGAAAGTCCTTGATGAATTCTATAAGAAAACCAAACCATTCGGTTTATGGAATGGACTTCAAAACAAGCTCCCTGAAAATGTCCGCAAAAAAATGCGTCGAGAACATAAGAATGACTGGATTGCATTACCTTTCCTCCTTGTCTGGCACGTATGTCTGCTTTTAATACCAATGCAGTTTATAGTACAGAATTTCAATGCACTGGGAACAACTCTTGTAATATTCCTCTTCGCATCTGCCGGATTCTACTGGTTTTGGTTCAAAAAGCTGCCTAAAGACAATATGTACAATGAAGAGGAAGATGGAGAACTCTGA
- a CDS encoding uroporphyrinogen decarboxylase family protein, which produces MIDIQSSLEGKKQLETLLSGNVPAFPPHFELQFQLDKICFGISWDELVEQIEGQSPQKRQQAIIDYHRELYVQVMERFHWAAVPAPGGGEVDYAKGLEEMKKAVGERALVFSFSPDGVFWMPTGSEMMDFVVRLFEHPEQLHKEAREKCDKAKQLAKIQKESGADFIVQNTDFGFNSGPFISPKHFAEFCTPYMAEIIEYMHNIGLKVILHSDGNLNDILDQIASTKVDGYQSIDPQGSMDIKEVRNQYPDWLLMGNVACNMLQDVNDESIRESVRYCMQHGGFGKRYIFSTSNCIFKSMPLESYKIMLDEYYNICGKKMLL; this is translated from the coding sequence ATGATAGATATTCAATCTTCTCTCGAAGGTAAGAAACAACTTGAAACCTTACTCTCGGGGAATGTGCCGGCTTTCCCTCCACACTTCGAACTTCAGTTCCAGCTCGATAAAATATGCTTTGGTATAAGCTGGGATGAGCTCGTAGAACAGATAGAAGGCCAGAGCCCCCAAAAACGGCAGCAGGCTATAATAGATTATCACAGGGAGCTTTACGTTCAGGTGATGGAAAGATTTCACTGGGCTGCTGTACCAGCTCCCGGCGGAGGGGAAGTAGATTACGCAAAAGGCCTTGAAGAGATGAAAAAAGCTGTGGGAGAAAGAGCGCTTGTCTTCTCTTTCAGCCCCGACGGAGTCTTTTGGATGCCGACAGGTTCGGAAATGATGGATTTTGTCGTCAGGCTTTTTGAACACCCGGAACAGCTGCATAAAGAGGCTCGCGAAAAATGCGATAAGGCAAAGCAGCTGGCAAAAATTCAAAAAGAATCAGGAGCAGATTTCATAGTTCAGAACACAGATTTTGGATTTAACAGCGGCCCGTTTATATCTCCAAAACACTTCGCCGAATTTTGCACACCTTACATGGCCGAAATAATCGAATATATGCATAACATAGGCCTCAAGGTTATTCTTCATTCTGACGGGAATTTGAATGATATCCTCGATCAAATTGCCTCAACTAAAGTCGATGGATACCAGTCAATAGACCCTCAGGGAAGTATGGACATAAAGGAAGTAAGAAATCAGTATCCCGACTGGCTGCTTATGGGCAATGTTGCCTGCAATATGCTGCAGGATGTTAATGATGAATCAATACGTGAATCAGTTCGATATTGTATGCAGCACGGTGGATTCGGTAAGCGTTATATTTTCTCAACTTCAAACTGTATATTCAAATCTATGCCGCTTGAAAGCTATAAAATAATGTTAGATGAATATTACAACATATGCGGGAAAAAAATGCTATTATAA
- a CDS encoding GxGYxYP domain-containing protein, with protein MKITLKSLAILFACSCCFGMSNKITHDFKQKPELQILPKGSPLAENVDLVDLRNCSPETKLAAITLQGKVNSGEKSRVFMLVYKDKEADERAHTKMDFWLDYFKQKNHIKNYKQIDLDTYFAKYKDAYSKVIVCDPNLEASINVATMMCSLDDAIVISKSDLDKFSDGKEVIHLSGRWKKNVDAYKWAYENLWDKMNHKMLSCQHPTYAEHHLRDYLIRHKIFQFWVTGANVQDNPEADSEAELKFARKLMSKMPPCAPLVGWLDGGEDDIGLTEYGGVGIAGEYGMITLGTNWGANYSALSGISVDFASMIKRYQAKKDYSVPKLEDDKVYLSFVIQDSGDAPAYWQAIQAEVWKDENRGKLPIGWGITVSSLEMSAPMVEWFYDNAKANDYFYFCISGAGYCHPYRDFCSKTKNPEQAWDRYFTIIDEYAEFTGIEELGLYTDAWLEFDRKENDPVTKKFVNSLENIDTFILGLGRDKNIVKQGHNYLLGQEDSLVSHVVTRWDTKNTYPNKENQQWLANEIRKHTPKKRPAFIMVHPLSWSYFPTDLLKVTEMLGNEYQAISPRIFRDLYLKSIDK; from the coding sequence ATGAAAATAACCTTAAAATCACTGGCAATCCTTTTTGCCTGCAGCTGCTGCTTTGGAATGTCAAACAAAATCACCCATGACTTCAAGCAAAAACCAGAATTGCAGATACTGCCTAAGGGCTCACCGCTTGCAGAAAACGTTGACCTTGTGGATCTCCGGAATTGCAGCCCTGAAACAAAACTGGCAGCGATTACGCTTCAGGGCAAAGTTAACTCCGGCGAAAAAAGCAGAGTTTTTATGCTTGTATACAAAGATAAAGAGGCGGATGAAAGAGCCCACACCAAAATGGATTTCTGGCTCGACTATTTCAAACAGAAAAACCATATAAAAAACTATAAGCAAATAGACTTAGATACATACTTTGCGAAATACAAAGATGCTTACAGCAAGGTGATCGTTTGCGACCCGAACTTGGAGGCCAGTATAAATGTCGCAACAATGATGTGCTCTCTGGATGATGCGATTGTTATTTCAAAGAGCGACTTAGACAAGTTCAGCGATGGAAAAGAAGTTATTCACCTTAGCGGAAGATGGAAGAAAAACGTTGATGCCTACAAATGGGCATACGAGAATCTGTGGGATAAAATGAACCATAAAATGCTCTCATGCCAGCACCCAACTTATGCCGAACATCATCTTCGGGATTATTTAATCAGGCATAAGATTTTTCAGTTTTGGGTAACCGGGGCCAATGTGCAGGATAATCCCGAGGCAGATTCCGAGGCTGAACTGAAGTTCGCGAGGAAACTGATGTCTAAAATGCCTCCCTGCGCACCGCTGGTGGGCTGGCTTGACGGCGGCGAAGATGATATTGGTCTTACCGAATACGGAGGCGTTGGTATAGCCGGAGAGTACGGAATGATAACCCTCGGAACAAACTGGGGAGCGAATTACAGCGCATTGAGCGGGATCTCCGTTGACTTTGCCTCGATGATAAAAAGGTATCAGGCAAAGAAAGACTACTCTGTTCCAAAACTGGAAGATGATAAAGTTTACCTTTCATTCGTAATACAGGATTCCGGCGACGCTCCGGCATACTGGCAAGCTATTCAGGCTGAAGTATGGAAAGACGAAAACAGGGGCAAATTGCCCATCGGCTGGGGTATTACCGTTTCTTCTTTAGAAATGAGTGCACCAATGGTTGAATGGTTCTATGACAACGCAAAAGCCAATGATTATTTCTATTTTTGCATATCAGGGGCAGGATACTGCCATCCATACAGAGATTTCTGCTCGAAAACCAAAAATCCAGAGCAGGCTTGGGACAGATACTTCACGATTATTGATGAGTATGCCGAATTTACCGGCATAGAAGAACTCGGATTATACACAGATGCATGGCTGGAATTTGACCGTAAAGAAAATGACCCTGTAACGAAGAAATTCGTTAATTCGCTCGAAAATATAGATACTTTTATTCTGGGCTTAGGCCGAGACAAAAACATTGTTAAACAGGGTCATAATTATTTGCTTGGCCAAGAAGACTCCCTCGTATCTCACGTGGTAACAAGATGGGACACAAAAAACACCTACCCGAATAAAGAAAATCAGCAGTGGCTGGCTAACGAAATCAGGAAGCATACTCCCAAAAAACGCCCTGCATTTATTATGGTTCATCCGTTAAGCTGGTCTTACTTCCCAACCGACCTGCTGAAGGTAACTGAGATGCTGGGAAATGAATATCAGGCAATATCCCCACGGATATTCAGAGACCTGTATTTGAAATCTATTGATAAATAA
- a CDS encoding uroporphyrinogen decarboxylase family protein, with product MNAGNEFIECVKKGSTKPFVSLQIGAGAGFDVKLAGKQWNSQGTLDDTIRAYEIVGGFPLFNIGLPGLEQLAPDLPYETENSETEGEKFTNTHLETPFGQLDWKFHELPKIGTMIMKYPVTVDDNENAFNMIKWFADQHYKYKDRVADKIQPDVDKLKNHGPVSLQWNIQPFELFGLTSVDNLVLLAKLYPEQFRQTCDHIRDINAALLEEVFKTDVDFVFLGAPGSEMLSPEFYEKYIIPDSQKLTDVVHGCGRLIYSHICSPIEPFLTMGFYNQMGLDLFETFSPPPVGNVESIEKAREIMDDNICTRGNIGLDLLLNGSKEQVAQATLDLCEATKGTKHMIAASDYLFYDIPLENVQTMVETAENFK from the coding sequence ATGAATGCCGGAAATGAATTCATCGAGTGTGTGAAAAAGGGCTCAACAAAACCGTTCGTATCGCTTCAGATTGGCGCCGGAGCAGGTTTTGACGTAAAATTAGCCGGTAAACAGTGGAACAGCCAAGGGACATTAGATGACACAATCAGGGCTTATGAAATTGTAGGAGGATTCCCGCTTTTCAATATAGGACTTCCGGGGCTTGAACAATTAGCACCTGATTTGCCATATGAAACGGAAAACAGTGAAACTGAGGGCGAAAAGTTCACAAACACCCATCTGGAAACACCTTTCGGACAGCTTGACTGGAAATTTCATGAGTTGCCAAAAATCGGCACTATGATAATGAAATACCCTGTAACAGTAGATGACAATGAAAATGCTTTCAATATGATAAAATGGTTTGCGGATCAGCATTATAAATATAAGGACAGGGTTGCTGATAAGATTCAGCCTGATGTGGATAAACTGAAAAACCACGGTCCTGTTTCGCTTCAGTGGAACATACAGCCGTTCGAATTGTTCGGTTTGACATCCGTAGATAACCTTGTGCTCCTTGCAAAACTCTACCCTGAGCAGTTCCGCCAAACATGCGACCATATAAGGGATATAAATGCCGCTCTGCTTGAAGAAGTTTTTAAGACGGATGTCGATTTTGTTTTTCTTGGCGCCCCCGGGTCGGAAATGCTTTCTCCGGAATTTTACGAAAAATACATCATCCCGGACTCTCAGAAACTCACCGATGTAGTCCACGGCTGCGGCAGACTTATTTACAGCCATATATGTTCGCCTATTGAGCCTTTCTTGACTATGGGCTTCTATAACCAAATGGGTCTCGACCTGTTTGAAACCTTCTCTCCCCCGCCTGTAGGAAACGTAGAATCTATTGAAAAGGCTCGGGAGATAATGGATGATAATATCTGCACGAGAGGCAATATAGGCCTTGATTTGCTCCTCAACGGCTCAAAAGAACAGGTCGCTCAGGCCACATTAGACCTTTGCGAGGCCACAAAAGGTACAAAACATATGATAGCAGCCTCAGACTACCTCTTCTATGACATCCCTTTAGAAAACGTTCAGACTATGGTTGAAACCGCAGAAAACTTTAAATAA
- a CDS encoding GntR family transcriptional regulator, which produces MANGKTKGFSSNQGKGSNKPLYEQLKQRLKDTIQSERLKAGDRLPPIYLLSREWDVNYRTLRSAFELLENEGLISYETNKGAVVLDNSEKASRVSISYIRWQRDSFCVALYEGINRFCEEHNVELTMIDATNSHDLFINAILNPPNDSQGLLIVPEILPEYKDAVKQVISKGKKVVFLDRLIPGIETSSVSADHFTGAYKACSHLLETHHCPVGYIGYVHAPTSCKLWVEGWQEAMRNHNYFDHDPYCTDLMAFEKGITYGSDNFECIKDAARSLLGRMSKEQSPVCIFTGNNYVAKGVYETVGEFDMKVGEDVFLASIGEGPLGQSFPVPLTTVFLDSQQVGYDGARVLYDRITGNLEKSVHLLNPVELKIEESSVGKKMASK; this is translated from the coding sequence ATGGCAAACGGCAAAACAAAAGGATTCAGTTCGAATCAAGGAAAAGGCAGCAATAAGCCTTTATACGAACAGTTAAAGCAGCGTCTTAAAGACACTATCCAGTCAGAGCGGCTCAAAGCAGGCGATCGCCTTCCCCCTATTTATCTGCTTTCCCGAGAGTGGGATGTAAATTACCGCACCTTGCGGTCAGCCTTCGAATTACTGGAAAATGAAGGCTTGATTTCTTATGAAACTAATAAAGGCGCAGTTGTCCTTGATAATTCTGAGAAGGCTTCAAGAGTATCAATCAGTTATATCAGGTGGCAGAGAGATTCATTCTGTGTCGCTTTGTATGAAGGGATAAACAGATTTTGCGAGGAGCATAATGTTGAGCTGACTATGATTGATGCTACCAATTCGCATGATTTGTTTATTAATGCTATTTTGAATCCCCCTAATGATTCTCAGGGGCTTTTAATAGTACCAGAAATTCTTCCGGAATATAAAGATGCTGTTAAGCAGGTTATTTCTAAGGGCAAAAAGGTCGTTTTTCTCGACCGCCTAATACCCGGGATCGAAACGAGTTCTGTCTCTGCCGACCATTTTACCGGCGCATACAAGGCGTGCAGTCATTTGCTTGAAACTCATCACTGCCCTGTGGGCTATATTGGTTATGTTCACGCACCTACTTCTTGCAAACTTTGGGTTGAAGGATGGCAGGAAGCAATGAGGAATCACAACTATTTTGACCATGACCCATATTGCACCGACCTTATGGCTTTCGAAAAAGGGATAACGTATGGCTCTGATAACTTCGAATGCATTAAAGACGCCGCCAGAAGTCTTTTAGGCAGGATGTCAAAAGAGCAAAGCCCTGTCTGCATCTTTACCGGCAATAACTATGTGGCTAAAGGTGTTTATGAGACCGTTGGAGAATTTGATATGAAAGTCGGGGAAGATGTATTTCTTGCAAGTATTGGTGAAGGTCCTCTCGGGCAAAGTTTTCCTGTACCGCTCACCACGGTTTTTCTGGACAGTCAGCAGGTTGGCTATGACGGAGCAAGAGTGCTTTATGACAGGATAACCGGCAATTTAGAGAAATCAGTACACCTGCTCAATCCAGTGGAGCTGAAAATTGAAGAAAGCAGTGTGGGCAAAAAAATGGCCTCAAAATAG